The following proteins are encoded in a genomic region of Leifsonia psychrotolerans:
- a CDS encoding hotdog fold thioesterase has translation MTDQTAAAARMLETFGIGALAEKMGLEFLEFSIQRSVARMPVDGNTQPAGLLHGGAFVVLGESLGSMAATLFAGAGKLAVGIEINATHSRSATQGFVTGVCTPIHLGRTLTTHEIAITDDQDRRCCTIRMTNIIRDMPQQK, from the coding sequence ATGACCGATCAGACCGCAGCCGCCGCCCGCATGCTCGAGACCTTCGGCATCGGAGCGCTGGCCGAAAAGATGGGGCTGGAGTTTCTCGAGTTCTCGATTCAGCGTTCCGTGGCACGGATGCCCGTCGACGGCAACACACAGCCGGCCGGGTTGCTGCACGGCGGCGCATTTGTTGTGCTCGGCGAATCGCTCGGTTCGATGGCAGCCACTCTGTTCGCCGGCGCAGGCAAACTCGCCGTTGGCATCGAGATCAATGCCACGCACTCGCGTTCGGCGACACAGGGTTTCGTCACGGGCGTCTGCACCCCGATTCACCTGGGTCGCACGCTGACGACTCACGAGATCGCAATCACCGACGATCAGGATCGTCGCTGCTGCACGATTCGCATGACGAACATCATTCGGGACATGCCCCAGCAGAAGTAG
- a CDS encoding response regulator — MTDQDVTPTPPRRVVVAEDESLIRLDIVEILRDNGFDVVGEAGDGETAVALARELRPDLVIMDVKMPLLDGISAAERLSKEHIAPVVLLTAFSQKELVERASEAGALAYVVKPFTPNDLLPAIEIALSRYSQIITLEAEVADLVERFETRKLVDRAKGLLNEKMGLTEPEAFRWIQKASMDRRLTMHDVSQAIIEQLSAKK; from the coding sequence GTGACTGACCAAGACGTAACCCCCACTCCTCCTCGCCGCGTCGTTGTGGCCGAAGATGAGTCCCTCATCCGCCTCGATATCGTCGAGATTCTCCGCGATAACGGCTTTGACGTTGTCGGCGAGGCCGGTGACGGTGAGACCGCGGTGGCCCTGGCGCGTGAGCTTCGTCCGGACCTCGTGATCATGGACGTCAAGATGCCGTTACTGGATGGCATCTCGGCCGCTGAGCGCCTCTCTAAGGAGCACATCGCTCCCGTCGTGCTACTCACCGCCTTCAGCCAGAAAGAGCTCGTCGAGCGCGCCAGTGAAGCCGGTGCCCTCGCCTACGTGGTGAAGCCGTTCACGCCGAACGACCTGTTGCCCGCCATCGAGATCGCGCTGTCGCGTTACAGCCAGATCATCACCCTCGAGGCCGAAGTCGCCGACCTGGTCGAGCGCTTCGAGACTCGCAAGCTCGTCGATCGCGCCAAGGGCCTGCTCAACGAGAAGATGGGCCTGACCGAGCCCGAAGCGTTCCGCTGGATTCAGAAGGCCTCGATGGACCGCCGTCTGACCATGCACGACGTCTCGCAGGCGATCATCGAACAGCTCTCCGCCAAGAAATAG
- a CDS encoding ABC transporter ATP-binding protein has translation MSALLQVSDLVVEYHGAQVVRAVDEVSLSIEPGEVLALVGESGCGKSSLARAVVGMEKPRSGSVRYRGTTVPLLGVRRREKRFTSIQMVFQDPNSSLNPRVKVGQQISEGITTALVRGEAGSVPEEWLERVGLPTSMVGRYPYELSGGQRQRVAIARALAARPDVLVADEPISALDASSQASVADMMRRLALDAGAGLLFISHDLAIVRLIADRTVVMYRGRIVESGVSERIWSDPMHPYTRALLSAIPEPDGRGVLPAAPAAEAPLEWRSALPHALDRV, from the coding sequence ATGAGCGCATTGCTGCAGGTCAGCGACCTTGTCGTCGAATACCACGGGGCACAGGTGGTGCGCGCTGTCGATGAGGTGTCGCTCTCCATCGAGCCCGGCGAGGTGCTCGCCCTGGTGGGAGAGAGTGGCTGCGGAAAGTCCAGCCTGGCTCGGGCCGTCGTCGGCATGGAGAAGCCGCGCTCGGGCAGTGTGAGGTATCGGGGCACCACGGTGCCGCTGCTCGGTGTTCGACGCCGCGAGAAGCGGTTCACCTCGATTCAGATGGTGTTTCAAGACCCGAACTCGTCGCTGAACCCCCGGGTCAAGGTCGGCCAACAGATTAGCGAAGGCATCACAACGGCGCTCGTCCGCGGCGAAGCCGGTTCGGTTCCCGAGGAGTGGCTGGAACGAGTCGGCCTGCCGACCTCGATGGTCGGTCGGTACCCGTACGAGCTGTCGGGCGGTCAACGTCAACGTGTCGCCATTGCCCGAGCGTTGGCAGCGCGGCCCGACGTGCTCGTTGCCGATGAGCCCATTTCGGCCCTGGATGCCTCGAGCCAGGCATCCGTGGCCGACATGATGCGCCGTCTGGCGCTCGACGCCGGGGCCGGCCTGCTGTTCATCTCGCATGACCTTGCGATCGTGCGCCTGATCGCCGACCGCACCGTTGTGATGTACCGCGGTCGGATTGTGGAGTCGGGTGTCTCAGAGCGCATCTGGAGTGACCCGATGCACCCGTACACGCGGGCTTTGCTGTCGGCGATCCCCGAACCGGACGGCCGAGGGGTTCTGCCGGCTGCACCCGCAGCCGAGGCTCCGCTGGAGTGGCGTAGCGCGCTGCCACACGCTCTCGACCGCGTCTAG
- a CDS encoding ABC transporter ATP-binding protein — translation MTMTTTAASVTPRPVVTVRDLTIAIGAKKSPKRIVTGISFDLVPGRIQGLAGESGSGKTVSSLAILGLLPANAQVGGSIELDGTELVGMKNRALNTIRGRRIAMIFQDPSSSLHPQITVGSQLTDHVRRHLKLNKTDARARAIELLTRVRVPSPHEALGRYPHQFSGGQRQRIAIAIALACDPVVLLADEPTTALDVTVQAGILHLVKDLAVERDLAVLLVTHDLGVMSAIADDVAVMRNGAIVESGSREQIFTDPQHAYTRELLDSLPGAQRTVTKENSR, via the coding sequence ATGACGATGACCACAACTGCCGCATCCGTGACGCCGAGACCCGTTGTGACGGTGCGTGATCTGACGATTGCAATCGGTGCGAAGAAGAGCCCCAAGCGCATCGTGACCGGAATCAGTTTTGATCTGGTTCCCGGACGCATTCAGGGGCTGGCCGGTGAGTCCGGCTCCGGCAAGACGGTTTCGTCGCTCGCGATTCTCGGCCTGCTGCCCGCGAACGCTCAGGTCGGCGGCTCGATTGAGCTCGACGGCACTGAGCTCGTCGGCATGAAGAACCGCGCGTTGAACACGATTCGCGGACGTCGCATCGCGATGATCTTCCAGGACCCGTCCTCAAGCCTGCACCCGCAAATCACTGTCGGGTCGCAGCTGACCGATCATGTGCGCCGCCACCTCAAGCTGAACAAGACGGATGCCCGGGCGCGCGCGATCGAGTTACTGACCCGGGTGCGGGTACCCAGCCCCCACGAGGCGCTGGGGCGGTATCCACACCAGTTCTCCGGCGGCCAGCGACAGCGCATCGCGATCGCCATCGCTCTGGCCTGTGACCCGGTCGTTCTGCTCGCCGACGAGCCCACCACGGCACTTGACGTGACTGTGCAAGCCGGCATCCTGCACCTCGTGAAGGATCTGGCCGTCGAACGTGACCTGGCCGTGCTGCTCGTCACCCACGACCTCGGCGTGATGAGCGCGATTGCCGACGATGTCGCGGTGATGCGGAACGGTGCGATTGTGGAATCAGGCTCCCGCGAGCAGATCTTCACCGACCCGCAGCATGCCTACACGCGCGAACTGCTCGATTCCTTGCCGGGCGCGCAGCGGACCGTCACGAAGGAGAACTCCCGATGA
- a CDS encoding ABC transporter permease encodes MKRRLIRVPKAWVTPLGVIGFVVAAFWVVVAFTAPLFVPFDPLSQKLPRLQAPGVDTLMGTDALGRDIFSRLMTGASVTIPLALLLVVMSMLVGTLIGAIAGYFGTWVDEVLMRLTDLVMAFPTVILAMVVAAALGPSLFNAVIAAFVVSWPQYARMTRSIVLGLRTQNYVMAGRLLGFSPGKTLRVDIAPNVVGPILVLASLDIGTAILLLSGLSFLGLGAQPPTPEWGSMISAAMANFDSWWIGVFPGLAILTVVMAFNFLGDSLRDIFDPTSQLSRTGA; translated from the coding sequence ATGAAGCGCCGGCTGATCCGCGTGCCGAAGGCCTGGGTGACGCCGCTCGGCGTGATCGGCTTCGTCGTCGCAGCATTCTGGGTGGTTGTCGCGTTCACCGCGCCACTCTTCGTTCCGTTCGACCCGTTGTCTCAGAAACTTCCACGCCTGCAGGCACCCGGCGTCGACACACTGATGGGCACGGATGCCCTGGGCCGCGACATCTTCTCCCGCCTGATGACCGGGGCCAGCGTTACCATTCCGCTCGCACTTCTGCTCGTCGTGATGTCGATGCTCGTGGGCACGCTGATTGGTGCCATTGCCGGCTACTTCGGCACCTGGGTCGACGAGGTGCTGATGCGCCTGACCGACCTGGTCATGGCGTTCCCCACGGTCATCCTCGCCATGGTTGTCGCTGCCGCTCTCGGCCCGTCGCTGTTCAACGCCGTCATCGCGGCCTTCGTCGTGTCGTGGCCGCAATACGCCCGGATGACGCGCAGCATCGTGCTCGGCTTGCGCACGCAGAACTATGTGATGGCCGGTCGGCTGCTGGGCTTCTCGCCCGGCAAGACGCTGCGGGTCGATATCGCCCCGAACGTCGTCGGTCCGATCCTCGTGCTCGCCAGCCTCGACATCGGTACGGCGATTCTGTTGCTCTCGGGGCTGTCGTTCCTCGGCCTCGGTGCGCAGCCGCCGACGCCGGAATGGGGCTCGATGATCTCGGCCGCCATGGCCAATTTCGACAGCTGGTGGATCGGCGTTTTCCCGGGACTGGCGATTCTGACGGTCGTGATGGCGTTCAACTTCTTGGGGGACTCCCTGCGTGACATTTTCGACCCGACGTCCCAGTTGAGCCGGACGGGAGCCTAA
- a CDS encoding ABC transporter permease subunit, translating to MGKTTRATRTSPARSVLAGYVLRRLGMSVLLLFGVTLVTFTLANLVPGNPIVAALGEGAASNPATVAAYIAKHGLDQPLPMQYLTYLGNLFQGNMGVSLRTSQPVATDLQKAIPATVEVAIGAIIVSLALGVTLGSIAAYRRGRISDQLVRVLSLIGLSIPTFWMALVSFNFFFLQLRIAPGSGRLSPILSPPPTVTGLYTVDALLAGQWVTFMDALAHLMLPVFVLSLFTIGLLTRFVRTSVLEVLDADYVRAGRAKGLGGPRMLFGYVLRGASLPILTIVGLAFGSLLSGTVLVEAVFAWPGLGSYAYNSATSLDLPGVMGVGLVVGFIYLSINFAVDLLYGVLDPRVRLA from the coding sequence GTGGGAAAAACCACCCGCGCGACCCGCACGTCCCCGGCCAGGTCTGTCCTGGCCGGGTACGTGCTTCGTCGCCTCGGAATGTCAGTCTTGCTCCTGTTCGGCGTCACACTCGTGACGTTCACTCTCGCGAATCTCGTTCCGGGCAACCCGATCGTGGCCGCACTCGGTGAGGGTGCCGCAAGCAACCCCGCCACCGTGGCCGCGTACATCGCCAAACACGGCCTCGATCAGCCCTTGCCGATGCAATACCTGACCTATCTCGGCAACCTGTTCCAGGGCAACATGGGCGTCTCCCTGCGTACCAGCCAGCCCGTTGCGACCGACCTGCAGAAGGCAATTCCTGCCACGGTCGAAGTGGCCATCGGAGCCATCATCGTGAGCCTCGCCCTGGGCGTGACGCTCGGTTCGATCGCCGCTTACCGCCGCGGCCGGATCAGCGACCAGCTCGTGCGCGTGCTGTCCCTCATCGGCTTGAGCATTCCGACGTTCTGGATGGCGCTGGTCAGCTTCAACTTCTTCTTCCTGCAACTGCGAATCGCCCCCGGCTCCGGCCGACTTTCCCCGATTCTCAGTCCGCCTCCGACCGTGACGGGTCTCTACACCGTCGACGCGCTTCTGGCCGGCCAATGGGTGACCTTCATGGACGCCCTGGCCCACCTGATGCTGCCGGTATTCGTGCTCTCACTCTTCACCATCGGGCTGCTGACTCGGTTCGTGCGCACCTCCGTGTTGGAGGTGCTCGACGCCGATTACGTCAGGGCCGGGCGGGCCAAGGGCCTCGGCGGCCCACGGATGCTCTTCGGCTACGTGCTGCGCGGGGCGTCACTGCCGATCCTCACCATCGTCGGTCTGGCCTTCGGCTCGCTACTGTCCGGCACCGTCCTGGTCGAGGCCGTCTTCGCCTGGCCGGGCCTCGGTAGTTATGCCTACAACTCGGCCACCAGCCTGGACCTGCCCGGAGTGATGGGTGTCGGCCTCGTCGTCGGCTTCATCTACCTGAGCATCAACTTCGCCGTCGACCTTCTCTACGGTGTTCTCGACCCGAGAGTGAGACTCGCATGA
- a CDS encoding ABC transporter substrate-binding protein, producing the protein MRKNTRYATTALGLTVALALTGCAASAPRDGNAAAPTSVVIDTAFTLETGDPGRNYVPTGYMVSKAVYETLLDFAGSDESTPVAGLASYTANDDATEFTFTLDTDRVFSDGTPITADDVVFSLNRVKGMTESKANFLMEGIEVTKVDDSTVVLTTKTPSLKLPALMTNPSLAIVNSAVVIENGGTTDNSDAAEKFLNGTSAGSGPYIIDSIDFESQVVLTENPKYNGAETPDFTRVVIRSVSESATQKMNLEGGDSQVAIDLSGDQVAALGSNISVTSTPSAQTIFLLLNQNPAVSPVTSKPEFASAVRYALDYDALLELAGAGSEQATGVIPPSFLGALTDGVTQDLAASKKALAASGYAGETVTLEYPNDYPVGGVSFTPLAERVQSQLAEAGITVELAPAPFTTQIDEYVNGREAFSIWFWGPDYADSANFLPFAAGAKVGLRAGWTAEQNPAIVELAASAENATSMDQRAGAFSAFAQGLQEQGPFVPLIVPGSNIATAKYISGVSYNSTWTMDIAELHNK; encoded by the coding sequence TTGCGCAAGAACACCCGCTACGCCACCACGGCCCTCGGCCTGACTGTGGCGTTGGCCCTGACCGGCTGTGCAGCGTCAGCGCCCCGCGACGGCAATGCTGCCGCCCCCACCAGCGTCGTCATCGACACCGCCTTCACCCTTGAAACCGGCGACCCGGGCCGCAACTACGTCCCCACCGGCTACATGGTGTCGAAGGCCGTCTACGAAACTCTCCTCGACTTCGCCGGCTCCGACGAAAGCACCCCCGTTGCCGGACTCGCCAGCTACACCGCGAACGATGACGCCACCGAGTTCACCTTCACGCTCGACACCGACCGGGTGTTCTCGGACGGCACCCCGATCACCGCTGACGACGTCGTCTTCTCGCTCAACCGCGTGAAGGGCATGACCGAAAGCAAGGCCAACTTCCTGATGGAAGGCATCGAGGTCACGAAGGTCGACGATTCCACCGTCGTGCTGACAACGAAGACACCGTCGCTGAAACTGCCGGCGCTCATGACCAACCCGTCGCTGGCCATCGTCAACTCCGCGGTCGTCATCGAAAACGGTGGAACCACTGACAACTCCGACGCCGCAGAGAAGTTCCTCAACGGCACGTCCGCTGGTTCGGGCCCGTACATCATCGACTCGATTGACTTCGAGTCGCAGGTCGTGTTGACCGAGAACCCGAAGTACAACGGCGCAGAAACGCCCGACTTTACCCGCGTGGTCATCCGCAGTGTTTCCGAGAGTGCCACCCAGAAGATGAACCTCGAGGGTGGAGATTCGCAGGTCGCCATCGACCTGAGCGGCGACCAGGTTGCGGCGCTCGGCTCGAACATCTCCGTCACGTCGACTCCGTCGGCCCAGACGATCTTCCTGCTGCTCAACCAGAATCCGGCCGTCAGCCCGGTCACGTCGAAGCCCGAGTTCGCCTCCGCCGTGCGCTACGCACTCGACTACGACGCCCTGCTCGAACTCGCCGGTGCCGGCTCCGAGCAGGCGACCGGCGTCATCCCGCCGTCGTTCCTCGGCGCGCTCACCGATGGCGTCACGCAGGACCTGGCCGCCTCGAAGAAGGCCCTCGCGGCGTCCGGCTACGCCGGTGAGACCGTCACCCTCGAGTACCCGAACGATTACCCGGTCGGCGGCGTGAGCTTCACCCCGCTCGCCGAGCGCGTTCAGTCACAGCTTGCCGAGGCCGGAATCACGGTTGAGCTCGCTCCGGCGCCGTTCACCACCCAAATCGACGAGTACGTCAACGGCCGTGAAGCCTTCAGTATCTGGTTCTGGGGCCCTGACTACGCCGACTCGGCGAACTTCCTGCCGTTCGCCGCGGGCGCCAAGGTTGGCCTTCGCGCCGGCTGGACCGCAGAGCAGAACCCGGCCATCGTCGAGCTTGCCGCATCCGCTGAGAACGCGACGAGCATGGACCAGCGTGCCGGTGCGTTCAGCGCCTTCGCGCAGGGCCTGCAGGAACAGGGACCGTTCGTTCCGCTCATCGTACCGGGCTCGAACATCGCGACGGCCAAATACATTTCGGGTGTCTCGTACAACTCGACGTGGACGATGGACATCGCCGAACTGCACAACAAGTAG
- a CDS encoding Lrp/AsnC family transcriptional regulator produces the protein MSSKASSTPPPPGQSPQPLDETNLKILAELRDNGRISMAALAERINVSRANVYTRVEQMMDDGVITGFSARVDPAKAGLGICALVFLSVHPQTWSSFRSRIEQMTAIESCRVTTGEHDVMLLIRGDEVGAIHDFVIGVLASLPEVKSVETVLVLDEIFDRPFLLPSDLPPRMPPVAPLGLTRFTRVNPSRTSLGR, from the coding sequence ATGTCTAGCAAAGCCAGCAGCACTCCTCCGCCCCCTGGACAATCACCTCAGCCACTCGATGAGACCAACCTCAAGATCTTGGCCGAACTGAGAGACAATGGCCGTATTTCGATGGCTGCGCTGGCGGAACGCATCAACGTGTCTCGAGCGAACGTCTACACCCGTGTCGAACAGATGATGGACGACGGCGTCATCACGGGCTTCAGCGCCCGCGTCGATCCGGCCAAGGCAGGACTCGGGATCTGCGCCCTGGTCTTTCTTTCGGTGCATCCACAAACCTGGAGTTCGTTCCGAAGTCGCATCGAGCAGATGACGGCCATCGAGTCGTGCCGCGTCACGACGGGTGAGCACGACGTGATGCTGCTCATCCGCGGCGACGAGGTGGGTGCGATTCACGACTTCGTGATCGGCGTGCTCGCGTCCTTGCCCGAGGTCAAGTCGGTTGAGACCGTGCTCGTTCTCGATGAGATCTTCGATCGGCCGTTCCTGCTGCCCAGCGACCTTCCCCCGCGGATGCCACCTGTCGCCCCGCTCGGACTGACCCGGTTTACCCGGGTGAACCCGAGCCGGACCAGCCTCGGGCGTTAG
- a CDS encoding spore germination protein GerW family protein, giving the protein MTNFVLKIAESIGSMGVKSAYGEPIDVDGVTIVPVALVQFGFGGGEDSEAEGSGPVGGGGGGMAVPIGAYVTENGKARFEPNLIALLTVGIPFVWVAGHTLSRVIRALKK; this is encoded by the coding sequence ATGACCAATTTCGTTCTGAAAATCGCGGAAAGCATCGGCAGCATGGGCGTGAAGTCGGCGTACGGGGAACCAATCGACGTAGACGGAGTCACGATTGTGCCCGTCGCACTCGTGCAATTCGGTTTCGGCGGCGGGGAGGACAGCGAAGCTGAGGGTTCAGGACCGGTCGGCGGTGGCGGCGGTGGCATGGCCGTTCCCATCGGCGCCTACGTCACAGAGAACGGCAAGGCCAGGTTCGAGCCCAACCTGATCGCCCTGTTGACCGTCGGAATCCCGTTTGTCTGGGTGGCCGGCCACACACTCTCGCGCGTGATCCGTGCGCTCAAAAAGTAG
- a CDS encoding DNA polymerase IV has product MSKQDGRGRQISARTVDDSSATILHIDLDAFFASVELLDHPELAHKPVVVGHRSGRSVVTAANYVARRYGVNSAMPMSIALRKCPDAVVLEPHFERYAAYSRQVMAIFNDLTPLVEQLGSDEAFLDVAGARRLHGSPATIGGLIRQRVQAETGLTCSVGAASTKFIAKLASGRAKPDGLLVIPADKALNFLHPLPVGAMWGVGASTEQALTRLGVRTIGDIAHTPLAVLTSSLGEVSGHKLFELAWARDARTVTVEREEKSIGHEMTFEYDVSDRAVLHSEIHRLSDEVGSRLRRAGLVGRTVVLKLRYPDFSTVTRSRTLAEPTNVGRRIYEEATASFDALATRGIRVRLIGVRMEQLGDGAGTAQGLWDPDEDWREAELALDSVRAKFGRGIVGPASQLKPKRADGGGVA; this is encoded by the coding sequence ATGAGCAAACAGGACGGAAGAGGGCGGCAGATTTCCGCCCGCACCGTTGATGACAGCTCGGCCACGATTCTGCACATCGATCTTGATGCCTTCTTCGCCTCGGTCGAGTTGCTCGACCACCCCGAACTTGCGCACAAGCCGGTGGTCGTTGGCCATCGCTCCGGACGCTCTGTCGTCACCGCAGCCAACTATGTCGCCAGACGCTACGGGGTCAACTCGGCCATGCCGATGTCGATCGCACTGCGAAAATGCCCGGATGCCGTGGTGCTCGAGCCGCATTTCGAGCGCTACGCGGCCTACTCTCGCCAGGTAATGGCCATCTTCAATGACCTCACGCCACTGGTCGAACAGCTCGGAAGTGACGAGGCGTTCCTGGATGTCGCGGGCGCTCGACGCCTGCACGGTTCGCCTGCCACGATCGGCGGGCTGATCCGCCAACGGGTGCAGGCAGAGACCGGACTGACCTGTTCGGTGGGTGCGGCATCGACCAAGTTCATTGCCAAACTCGCCTCGGGGCGGGCGAAGCCCGATGGGCTGCTGGTCATTCCGGCCGACAAGGCGCTGAATTTCTTGCACCCGCTGCCCGTTGGCGCCATGTGGGGAGTTGGCGCCAGCACCGAGCAGGCTCTGACCCGGCTGGGCGTGCGCACGATCGGTGACATCGCCCACACGCCTCTCGCCGTTCTGACGTCCTCGCTCGGTGAGGTTTCCGGGCACAAGCTTTTCGAGCTGGCCTGGGCGCGAGACGCACGCACGGTGACCGTCGAACGCGAAGAGAAGAGCATCGGCCATGAGATGACCTTCGAATACGACGTGTCCGATCGTGCCGTCTTGCACAGTGAAATCCACCGGCTCAGCGACGAGGTGGGCAGTCGGCTGCGACGAGCGGGTCTGGTCGGGCGCACGGTCGTTCTGAAGCTTCGCTACCCCGATTTCAGCACGGTGACACGGTCACGCACACTTGCCGAACCCACCAATGTCGGCCGCCGCATTTATGAAGAGGCCACTGCAAGTTTCGACGCCCTCGCGACCCGCGGCATCCGTGTGCGCCTGATCGGTGTGCGGATGGAGCAACTCGGCGATGGTGCGGGAACCGCCCAAGGGCTCTGGGACCCCGACGAGGACTGGCGCGAGGCCGAGCTCGCCTTGGATTCGGTACGGGCCAAGTTCGGCCGCGGAATCGTGGGTCCGGCCTCACAACTGAAACCGAAGCGAGCGGATGGCGGTGGGGTAGCCTAG
- a CDS encoding TIGR03086 family metal-binding protein: MTDDWLTFQAQAHSEFSARVDAITDWDAPTPDTEWRVRDLVRHVVLEQQWIPPLLRGLRVSEAKQELAPLGNDLAAEWQRYSALATEAWRSASPGTLVHLSYDTVALEDYLREQVSDVTIHSWDLARATAADESLDDRLVEAVWTVFEPQKETLEASGLFASPVPLADDAPLQSRLLALTGRDDRRDR; this comes from the coding sequence GTGACTGACGACTGGCTGACGTTTCAGGCCCAAGCCCACTCCGAGTTCTCGGCTCGGGTCGACGCCATCACCGATTGGGATGCGCCGACACCCGACACGGAATGGCGGGTGCGCGACCTGGTGCGCCATGTCGTGCTCGAACAGCAATGGATCCCGCCACTGCTTCGGGGCCTTCGTGTGTCTGAAGCCAAGCAGGAGCTCGCGCCACTCGGAAACGATCTTGCCGCCGAATGGCAGCGCTACTCGGCGCTGGCCACCGAAGCCTGGCGCAGCGCCTCCCCCGGCACTCTGGTGCATCTGTCCTACGACACGGTCGCGCTGGAGGACTATCTGCGCGAGCAGGTCTCGGATGTTACGATCCACTCATGGGATCTGGCCCGGGCCACGGCTGCCGATGAGTCCCTCGACGATCGCCTGGTCGAAGCAGTCTGGACGGTGTTCGAACCGCAGAAGGAGACACTTGAAGCGAGCGGACTGTTTGCCTCTCCCGTGCCGCTTGCCGACGACGCTCCGCTGCAGTCGCGTCTTCTGGCATTGACCGGACGCGACGATCGTCGTGACCGATAG